A section of the Bradyrhizobium oligotrophicum S58 genome encodes:
- a CDS encoding YfhL family 4Fe-4S dicluster ferredoxin, which produces MTLKIIASQCTSCSACEPECPNVAISEKNGTFVIDPKKCTECLGHFDEPQCAAVCPVDNTCVIDNSFPRYQPPA; this is translated from the coding sequence ATGACTTTGAAGATCATCGCCTCGCAGTGCACGAGCTGCTCGGCCTGCGAGCCCGAATGTCCGAACGTGGCGATTTCCGAAAAGAACGGCACCTTCGTGATCGACCCCAAGAAGTGCACCGAGTGCCTCGGCCATTTCGACGAGCCGCAATGCGCCGCCGTCTGCCCGGTCGACAACACCTGCGTGATCGACAATTCGTTTCCGCGCTATCAGCCGCCGGCTTGA
- a CDS encoding HesB/IscA family protein: MNFTLTPAAQKFMRMMLRADGITGSGFRLAVSPGGCSGLAADISVLATPQPGDAVVERDGVKLFLPAESRLLLDGVTIDFTDTATQTGLVFHDPKQVSCSSHALKALQ, encoded by the coding sequence ATGAACTTCACTCTCACGCCAGCCGCGCAGAAATTCATGCGCATGATGCTGCGGGCCGACGGGATCACTGGCTCGGGCTTCCGGCTCGCCGTCTCTCCCGGCGGCTGTTCCGGTCTCGCAGCCGACATCAGCGTGCTCGCCACGCCGCAGCCCGGCGACGCCGTGGTCGAGCGCGACGGCGTCAAGTTGTTCCTGCCGGCGGAGAGCCGGCTGTTGCTGGACGGCGTCACCATCGACTTTACTGACACCGCGACCCAGACGGGGCTCGTGTTTCACGATCCGAAGCAGGTCTCGTGCTCTAGCCACGCCTTGAAGGCGCTGCAGTAG
- a CDS encoding 4Fe4S-binding leucine-rich repeat protein, which produces MSDDIDEAVDWQGTDISCAGCAHEALEASGRCRLKHACVHDRYARRIDRFFNWNPALANDYVKHPHFEVRAIAAKHASPFYLTPLLDDPEETVRWNAARRLPKRLVLRLRHDPHREVRIRIATVLDPEDLMPMMLDNDYYVRLVVARRIVPSVLGRMMGDPEAEVRRVVARRIPTDWLLGMISDPDARVRLEVAERLAPDLLTAMCKDADWRVRHEVASRIAISELSELARDEDPLVQEMARGRLANRSGAAMEKPA; this is translated from the coding sequence ATGAGTGACGACATCGACGAGGCTGTCGACTGGCAGGGCACCGATATCAGTTGTGCGGGCTGCGCGCATGAGGCGCTTGAAGCATCGGGGCGCTGCCGTCTCAAACATGCTTGCGTGCACGATCGCTATGCCCGGCGCATCGACCGGTTCTTCAACTGGAATCCGGCGCTCGCCAACGACTACGTCAAGCATCCCCATTTCGAGGTGCGCGCGATCGCGGCCAAGCACGCCAGCCCGTTTTATCTGACGCCGCTGCTCGACGATCCCGAGGAGACGGTGCGCTGGAACGCAGCTCGGCGGCTGCCGAAGCGGCTGGTGCTGCGGCTACGCCATGATCCGCATCGCGAGGTCCGCATCCGCATCGCGACCGTGCTCGATCCGGAAGACCTGATGCCGATGATGTTGGACAACGACTACTACGTCCGCCTCGTCGTGGCACGGCGGATCGTGCCGTCGGTGCTTGGCCGCATGATGGGCGATCCGGAGGCCGAGGTTCGCCGCGTCGTCGCCCGCCGCATTCCGACCGATTGGCTGCTTGGCATGATCAGCGACCCCGACGCGCGGGTGCGGCTGGAGGTCGCGGAGCGCCTTGCGCCGGATCTTCTCACTGCGATGTGCAAGGATGCCGACTGGCGCGTGCGCCATGAGGTTGCGAGCCGCATTGCGATCAGCGAGCTCTCCGAACTGGCGCGCGACGAGGATCCGCTGGTGCAGGAGATGGCGCGCGGCCGGCTTGCGAACCGTTCCGGAGCTGCGATGGAGAAACCGGCATGA
- a CDS encoding nitrogen fixation protein NifZ, which yields MSNIVRDSEVVELSAPPYFTFGEKVKAKRTIRNDGTYAGKEIGEILAKKGEIGYVVSIGTFLQQFYIYGVEFLESGNRVGMKRKELDPAMPREELEDDLPLPGAYQS from the coding sequence ATGAGCAACATCGTTCGTGACAGCGAAGTGGTGGAACTGTCCGCGCCGCCATACTTCACTTTCGGTGAGAAGGTGAAGGCGAAGCGCACCATCCGCAACGACGGCACCTACGCGGGCAAGGAGATCGGCGAGATCCTCGCGAAGAAGGGCGAGATCGGCTACGTCGTCTCGATCGGGACCTTCCTGCAGCAATTCTACATCTACGGCGTCGAGTTTCTCGAAAGTGGAAACCGCGTCGGCATGAAACGCAAGGAGCTCGACCCCGCCATGCCGCGGGAAGAGCTCGAAGACGATTTGCCGCTGCCGGGAGCATACCAATCATGA
- a CDS encoding nitrogen fixation protein NifZ → MIEPRLPKYQWGQRVKARIDLVNDGSFPNAPTEAKLVGIGDMGEIVQVGTHTEANMPIYLVEFGEHLVVGCLEEEIVPVEG, encoded by the coding sequence ATGATCGAGCCGCGCCTGCCTAAATATCAATGGGGTCAGCGCGTGAAGGCGCGGATTGATCTCGTCAACGACGGTTCGTTCCCGAATGCGCCCACTGAGGCGAAGCTCGTCGGCATCGGCGACATGGGCGAGATCGTGCAGGTCGGAACGCATACGGAAGCGAACATGCCGATCTATCTCGTCGAGTTCGGCGAGCACCTCGTGGTGGGTTGTCTCGAAGAGGAGATCGTCCCGGTAGAGGGGTGA
- a CDS encoding DUF3024 domain-containing protein: MAATALKPSLILPAHPNELDRRRIERALKSRKRYRYVEPTVAPVDEGYHVQSPCCSRNIDKDGGVVDVALLRHDPTNAMWKLFWRDHAQGIWELHSVHKRLTAAVDELNADPERIFWQ; the protein is encoded by the coding sequence ATGGCCGCAACAGCGCTCAAGCCCAGCCTCATCCTGCCTGCGCATCCCAACGAGCTGGATCGCAGGCGGATCGAGCGCGCGCTGAAGTCGCGCAAGCGCTACCGCTATGTCGAGCCGACGGTCGCGCCGGTCGATGAAGGTTATCACGTCCAGAGTCCGTGCTGCTCGCGCAACATCGATAAGGACGGCGGCGTGGTCGACGTCGCCTTGCTGCGCCACGATCCGACGAATGCGATGTGGAAACTATTCTGGAGAGATCATGCCCAGGGGATCTGGGAGCTGCACAGCGTGCACAAGCGGTTGACCGCGGCGGTCGACGAACTGAACGCCGACCCCGAGCGGATATTCTGGCAGTAG